ATCGCCGCCGATCCCAAACAAAGTGCGAATCTGCGTGCTGAAGCAGTCGCGGGACTGGCGACATTAGCCGAACAAAATACCGACCTCTTATACCAGTTGGCGGGCGACAAAGAACGCGCCATACGCGAAGAAGCCTTACGTTGCCTTCGCCCCATTCAACACACGCTTCAGCAGCTACAAACTCTGAAAAGCCTGGCCCGTCAGTACCCCGAATCAAATGATCTGTTTGCAGCTGCTATCAATCCGAAAAGGCTCAGCGTCGGTCGCCCTGCTCTGTTCGATACCCAAGCCTGGTTACAGGCACTGGAAGCGGTACCGGTTCCAGCAGACCCGGAAAGTGGTCGCCGGATCTTTCATCATAGCCGACTGGCGAACTGTTCTCACTGCCATCGGCACGGCGGTCGCGGCAATGTCGTCGGCCCCGACTTAAGCAGCCTGGGCAATAAACAGGACCGCACCTGGCTCTTGAAGTCCATTCTCGAACCAAGTCGAGAGATGGCTCCGGAATATCAGCCGCGTACGATCATTCTCAATGATGGTCGCACCTTTACCGGAATTCGGCTGCGATCCTACGTCAAAGAAACCATCCGGGATGCCAACGGGCAAAACCGCACATTTGATCGCAGTGACGTGGAAGAGATGATCGAGTCGCCGGTTTCCTTCATGCCCAACGGCTTGGTCCATACATTAACGGACCGTGAGCTAAAAGATTTGATCGCCTTCCTGGAAAGCAAATCGCATCAGAAATGATGCGGTTGCTGACCGGCGGCGAGCATCATTTTTTCCGCTGCAACGTTTGCAGCCGACGACCGCCAATTTCAGCAATGTAGAGATTTCCGTCCGCATCGAAGGCCAGCATGTGGGGCAGGTTATATTCCCCCAGGCCATCGCCTTTCTTGCCCCACGAATGGACAACTTTGCCAGCTGGGTTCACCTGCAAAACCTTGTTTGCTCGACCGTCGGCTACAAACAGATTTCCATTCGAATCATATTCCATGCCATAGGGTGCAAAGCCAGACCAGACTTCCAGCAGTTTGCCTTCGGTGTCAAATATCTGCACACGGTCATTCTCTCGGTCGCCAACCAGCACGCGGCCTTTGCCATCGATAATAATCGAATGCGGCAGATTGAACTGCCCCGGTCCCTTGCCAGGCTCTCCCCACTGACCGAGATACTTTCCGTTCGCAGCAAACTTCATCACACGGCTGTTGCCGTACCCGTCCGAAACGTAAATCTCGCCTTTGGGTCCAAACGCGACATCGGTCGGCTTGTTGAACTGGTCAATCGTATTTCCCGGTTTGCCTGATTTTCCCAGCGCCAGCAGCAGCTTTCCCTGCGGGTCGAACTGGAACACCATATGGTGCCCGATATCGGTGACCCAGATCGTGTCATGCTTGTCAACGCGGAGACCGTGTGCCTGACCGATTAAATTATCGCCCCACGAACGAATGAACTTGCCATTACGATCAAAGCAGAGAATCGGCTGCTTCCCCCGATGAAAGAGATACATCCGACCCCGGCTGTCAAAATCCACGGCCGAACAGGGCCCCAGCGTGAGACCTTCCGGCAGCTGGATCGCACTGGCAACCGGTTGAAAGTCGACTGTCTCACCCGCAAAAGCGCTCTCTGCGGCAATTATCATCGCTGCGATCATGAAAACGAATACATTAGAGGTGCGAGGCAGATTCATACGGGTCTCTCCTGTTCGCCTGGACATCGACCATAAAGTACCGGGCAATAATGCATGCCTGTTTCAATTCATTCAGTTTACTCAGCGAGAATCGGACTGTCGAGACCGTGGGCAATGAGAAGGATGTTGATTTATTGCAACATTGAATATTCTGTAAAATCAGTTTGTTCGGATAATTCGACCAGGCGTTTCACACCCCACGGTCTGAAAGCTGGCTTCTCGATCATATCTATTGATTGATGTATTACGTTTCATTTGATCATGAAAGAACTTCACGCCCTACCCGATAAGGAAAACACAATGACGATTTTAGTGAATTCCCCACGTGCTGCTGCTTCACTTTACGGGATTCTTCTCTTGAATCTGGTTCTGTTTTTTGCAATCCCGGGAATGGTCTCAGCCGAATCGACAGACTACCAGGCAAAACTCCCAGAGATTCGTAAACTCGTGAAGGATACGATGGCCCATGAAAAACTACAGGCCGTTCTCCTGGGCATCACAGTCGAAGGCAAGGAACTGTTAATTCTGGCGGAAGGAGAATCCATGACCGGCGTGCCCGCGACCGCCGACATGCACTTTCGCAACGGTAACATTGCGGTGGCTTATATGGGAAACCTGTTCTACCAGCTCATCGATGCCGGCATCGTGCGGGCCGACGATCCGGTCGGCAAGTGGTTACCGGAACTGCCTGCAGCCCAAGCCGTCACGCTCAATATGCTCATTAACGGCACAGCCGGCTACCCGGACTTTATGCCGATGGAAACGTTTCAAAAACGATTCTACGCCAACCCGTTCTATCAATGGACACCGGATGAATTGATCAAGATCGCTTTCACGGAGAAGCCGCAATTCAAACCGGGCAGCGACTGGAATTACGCGCATACGAACTTTGTAATTCTGGGTCTCGCCCTGGAACGCGCCGCAGGAAAACCGTTCGGCGAACTGATGCAGGAACGTGTCCTTACCCCGTTCGGCATGCAGCAGACTGCCGCCCCGGGCACACCTCTGATCGCTGCCCCCGTCCTGCATTCCTTTACTGATGAGCGGGGACAGTACGAAGACGCCACCTACTGGAATCCCTCTTGGACGCTGGCCCGTGGTGCCGTCCAGTATACGACAATCCGCGACACCCTCGCCGGCTTCCGCGCCATCGGCCAGGGACAACGCCTTAAACCAGACTCATTCCAAGCCATGCTGGCACCCCACACAGCCGGTATGAAGATCTGGACCAAAGACCGCTACTACGCGCAAGGCATCGTCGTGAATCAAGGTTGGCTCACCCAGGCCCCCAGCTTCGCCGGCCTGTATGGCGCCGCCGGCTACCACCCTGTGAAAGACCTCACCGTCACCATCTGGTGCACGAAATCGCTCGAATTCAAATCAGACAACAACCCGGTATCCCCACTCTTCAAACAGGTGACCACGATCCTCACGCCAGAAAAGTGAGTTGGCGCTTCTGCACGAAGCGTCCGTGGAAACATGATGTGTGCCTCAGCACAAGTGTCGAGTCATTCTGTCGCCGTTCAAGAAAACGTATGTTTGTGAGAAGCTTACTTATAGATCAACATCCGCTGTTAAGTCGACCTTCCCTGAATAACCTTAGACGTAAACACCGGCTCACATTATCTCAATTGATCATAGGCAGAACTCCTGATAGATTGAGAGAGAATCATATTCTGTTTATCAATTGTTCTGCGCCAATGAATTCGACTTCACAACTACGGAGCGAAGGAGCCGATGCCATTTTGGAAACGTAAACCGAAAGAACCCGGACCACCGGCACACGGCCCCGATTTCTCCAACATTGATATGCGAGAAAAGACTCTCTCGCTGGTCGAAGAAGGGCAACTCGAAGCGCTGTACTTGATGCCGCCTGAATTCGGTGGCCCTGAAGACCCCATAAACATCGTTTACGTTCCAATAGGAATCGCGGACATCAAACGCGGCATCGACCTCAATATTATTGCTCCAATGGTGGAATCCGGCGACATTCAAAACTATTCAGCCGCGCCTGAATATCGAGGGCGCAGCTTTATACCGATGGCAATTAAGATCGAAGCATCAGACCCAAAACGATTCGAGAGCGAAATCAATATCTGGGGCGAAGCGCTGGACCGCGAAACCGAACTGCAACCTCCAAACAGCGGGTAACAACACAATGCAGCCGGGCAGCGATGTCGAAAGAATCTCACCAAGAACAAACGCAATCGCAATCATTTCCTTCACATGTATTAGTGTAATTCTTGGCACGTTCGGTGTGATTGATTTTCAAACAACTCATTCAATATCACGCATTGAAAATCTCGGCGGAAGCGTAAGATACGATACTGGATGGGGGGCGACCGTCTGCGAATGGGTTTATCTTGACGATACGGATGCAACAGACACCGACCTGAAATATGTTCGATATCTTTGGCCTCGCATCGGTGTTTCTTTGAGAAATACGGAAGTTACAGATGACGGACTTCCATTGAGCGAAATCGACTTAACTGGAACCAAAGTGACTCCCGCGGGGATTAAAGAACTGCGTCAATCACTCCCATACACACATTGTCAAATCAAATATGAACCGTAAAATGTCAACATAACAATATGTTGAACTCGTAAGGTAAAATAGCTCATCCGATATCAAACTGAATACGCTCCGATTGGCGAACTCGGTATGTGAGCGTGAAAGCGACAGGTATTCGCGGATTCATTGTTAACCAAGACACTCTTGACTCGGGCATCTGCTCATCGGACACTATATTAATTGGTTTATACATCCTACCGCTTTCGAGTAGGAGTGGATCAAACGAAATTATCAGGATGGTTTTTGAGATGGTTCGCATGTCTGGTTCATGTTGCTTATTCTTTTGTATCTGCTTCATCGCATCAACTACGGATGCTCTTGCCGATGATGTTAATAAATTGGTAGCGTTACTACAGTCTGATAAACCTGAAGTGAGGTACGATGCAGCATGCTCATTAAAAAAAATCGGTGCGAAAGCAGAGCCCGCCATCAAACCACTGATCGCTGCACTCAATGATAGCGGTGCACCAACAGAATTCGATATTCAGTATTTTGGGCCTCGCGTTCGGGATGCTGCATCTGACGCACTTGTACGGATCGGTCGCGCCGCCGTCCCGGCACTAATTGAAGCATTGAGCCACAAGAATAAATCAACTCGTGAAATGGCCGCGAGAACGCTTGGTGAACTCGGTCCACTCGCAAAGAATTCTTTTGCTGCACTGACCAGGACACTGGATGATCCTGAACACTGGGTGCAAATGAATGTCGTTCGAGCAATGGTAAAAGTGGGAGTAGAACCAAAAGTCGTAGTACCTATTCTCGAAAAGAAATTCTATCGCAGTCAGAAAACTGATTTTATTCGTGCTGAGATCCTGGAATCATTTTACGCCGCGGATCCTCAAGGAACGCTGGTCATCCCGATCCTTGTGGAAGGATTGAAGGATTCCAACGGCGACGTCATGGCCGCCGCCGCACGGACTTTGGAAAAATTCGGCCCTAAAGGGCTATTGGCGGTCAACGAATTGACTAAGGCGCTACCTACGACAAAGGTTCGCTGGGACTCTTATGCCGATGTTGGGTTTACTGTGCCGGTCCGCATCGATGTCGTTCGCGCACTAGCGGGAATCGGACCAGATGCCGTAGTTGCGGTGCCATCATTAATACGTCTCATGGAAAAGGACAAAAATGAACGCACGCGGATTTGGTCGTCGGCCGCACTGGTAAGAATCACCCCAGATAAACCTTCTGCTAAGCGAGGATTTACGCTTCTTCTCCAGATTCTACAGGGGAAACAAGGTTACCAGGAAGAGGCAGCAGAAGCTCTGGGAACAATCGGTAATGAAGCCGCAATAAAAGCCCTCATTGACGCTTTGCAAGTTCCAGACGAGTCTGAATTTGGGTCGTTCAGACAGGCGGTTGCAAGTGCGTTGGGTGAGATTGGCCCCCCTGCGAAAGCGGCCGTCCCTGCGTTGCGGGCCGTATTATTAGAAAAAAGAGAGTGGCATTTCGGAGTCCGTCGCGAATCAGCAATTGCTCTTGGAAAAATCGGCGCTGCGTCTAAACCGGCAATTCCTGATCTCATCAGTCTGAGTAACTCCGACGACGAATATCTACGTGATGTTGCAGCCGAAGCGATCGAAAAGATAAAAAAACAGTCCGATGGAAGTGATGCTTCTGATGGTGTGGAGAGCAAGCCGTCAAACAAAAAGTAATTGATCGCATCAGGTGCGTGAAAGCCAGACGTATTCGGTCAGAATATGACTGCATTTCTATCCTTCATTTTCGTGTCTTTGAGCCTTGATGGTGAAATTACATGTTCTGTATTGTAAAACATGTGTCTTTCTGCCGACAAATCATCAATTGAATCTAAGGAATACCGATGACTGCGAAGAGTTTTCAGCCCGTAAAAATAGGTGTCATTGGCCTGGGTCGGTTTGGGCGATTGCATTCATTGACGTTAGCTCGGCTGGCAGAAGCAGAATTGGTGGGAGTGGTGGCGCGTCGGCAGGAGAGCCTCGCTGCCATCAGCAAAGAGCTTCCCGATGTGCCGGGCTGGACGAATCTGACTCAGGCGATTGAGGAATCGGGTGCAGAGGCGTGGGTTGTCGCCTGTACGACGCATTCACATGTGTCTGTCGCGCGAGAACTGCTCGAACGTGGCAAAGCGGTGCTGTTGGAAAAGCCGATTGCGGATAGTCTCGAAGAAGCGGAAAGCCTTGCTCCTCTTGTGAAGCCCGATTCCAGCAACCTGATGCTGGGGCACATCCTGCTGTTTAACAGCGAGTTTCAAGAGTTGCGGGAGGTGGCCCGCGAACGTGGTCCGATTTCTTATATTGATTGCGTACGACATCGACCAGCGAGCATTGTTGAGAACTTTCCGGGCGAGAACCCGTTACATGCCGCGATGGTACATGACCTGTATTCAACACAGGTGTTACTCGACTGTGCGGAACCGGATCATTTCAGTGCCCAATTTCATCGGACTGACACAGGCGACATTGATCTGGCTGTGGCACAACTCCAGTGGAACGGGGGTCCGGTGGCATCGATTGCTGCCTCGTATTTAACTCCCGCAGGTATGCCGCCGCGCGGGTTTGACAGAACGGAAGTGTTTGGTGTGGGTTGGTCTGCCCGTATTGAACCGAACCCGCGACCGATCTCTGTCTGGGACAACGAAGCCTCCTGGCCTCTGGCGTTGGAAGTGCGTGCCAACCCACCCAGCGGAATGATGGCTGAAGAGTTGCGTTGCTTCTGTCGAGTTGTACGTCACAGGGAAGCAGTGCCAACCGGAGCAACCTACTCAGATGCCATGCAGGTACAACGCTGGATGGAAAAGCTGACTGCGTTTGTCTAAGCAGCAGGATGGCGATTCATCATATTATGTCCGCGAAACTCGTCATTTGCCGCACAATATACGAAAACGAATCTGAAAACGACCGTTGCACCTTTCTTGATCACTCATTTCTTTCCGTGGTTCTTTTCTTAATGGAATGAGCTGCTTCTGGATAATTTTCATTACATTCTGGCAAATCAATGCTAAAATGAACACTTGCTTCAAATGACAAGTCTGGGATGAGGTTGAGCAAATCCACAAAGTCCATATCCGGAACAACAACCCCCGAGTTAATGAATGCCGCACAAAGCGAACAACAACGTACTCGTAGAACTCACCAGCGTGTCGAAGTCGTACGGAAATTTACATCCGGCTGTAAACGCGGTCAACGAAGTCTCGTTTATCGTGAGCCGCGGCGAACGGGTGGCTCTGTTGGGTAAATCCGGATCGGGCAAATCGACGTTGCTGAATATGATTGCCGGGCTGGATCGGCCGACGGTCGGGAAAATTTGCGTAGCGGGACGAATCCTTTCCGAGCTCTCGGCGACTGCGATTGCCGACTATCGGCGGGAATGTGTGGGGATGATCTTTCAGGCCTACAACCTCATCCCCTGGCGCACGGCTTTGCAGAACGTGGAATTACCGATGGTCTTCGACCGCAGGGAAAAGGCGGAACGCACGGCAGCGGCTCAGGAGGCATTAGCGGCGGTGGGGTTAACTGAGCGAATGGGACATCGCCCCAGCGAACTCTCGGGCGGCGAGCAACAGCGGGTTGCCATTGCGCGGGCTTTAATGAACGGTCCGGAGTTGCTGTTAGCCGATGAACCGACGGGTAATCTCGATTCCTCGACAGCCGAGGATATTCTTGAGTCACTCAGACGATTCACTGAAAATTCTCAAACGGCGACGATTCTTGTCACGCACGACGAAGAACTGGCTTATCGATTTTCCACACGTGTGCTGCATATGCTGGATGGCCGGCTGGATCACGATTCGGGAGTGGGCGACGTATGAAATTCCTTGACATCGTCTCGACGGCCCTGCTGGGCATTCGTCGGCAAAAAACCCGCACAGCGCTCTCGCTGATTGGAGTGGTGATTGGTTCTCTGATGTTGCTCTTCGCCCTGGCCTCACGCAGCGGCGTTCAGGAGGCAATCATGCGGGTCTTCAGCATGAACAAGCAATTGCGACAGATTGAGGTCCAGCGGAATTGGGCGTTTGATGAAGATGCGATACCTGAAGAAGAACTGGAAGTTGATAGCGAATTAGACGAAGCCCTGCGCTGGCGAATTCGTCAAATGCTCATACGCCAATGGCAGAGAGAACATGGCAGCGAAAGCGTCGGACTGACGCGCGAGCGGATACAGAAAATTGAAGAACTCAAACATGTGCAAAACATCCACCCTCAAGTAGTAGAAAACGTCAAACTCGTAAGCGGTCAGAACGAACTGCAGGGATTTTGTGCAGCGGTCGCAGCCGACAATGAAGTGTTGCGCGAACGCATCCTGGTCGGCAAAACATTTAAGTCGGACAGTGAGAATACCATTCTGCTGAACGAATTTGTCGCCTGGAGCTGGGGATTTACGTCTCATACTCAGATGCGCGAACTGATCGGCACAAAGGTGACGATGGAATACCGCTATGGTGAGGAAGGTGTCGCCTATTCACTCTCGCGTCGCAGTGGAGGTGATGTGGAGTTCAGCAAGGAAGAAAT
This window of the Gimesia fumaroli genome carries:
- a CDS encoding peptidyl-alpha-hydroxyglycine alpha-amidating lyase family protein; this encodes MNLPRTSNVFVFMIAAMIIAAESAFAGETVDFQPVASAIQLPEGLTLGPCSAVDFDSRGRMYLFHRGKQPILCFDRNGKFIRSWGDNLIGQAHGLRVDKHDTIWVTDIGHHMVFQFDPQGKLLLALGKSGKPGNTIDQFNKPTDVAFGPKGEIYVSDGYGNSRVMKFAANGKYLGQWGEPGKGPGQFNLPHSIIIDGKGRVLVGDRENDRVQIFDTEGKLLEVWSGFAPYGMEYDSNGNLFVADGRANKVLQVNPAGKVVHSWGKKGDGLGEYNLPHMLAFDADGNLYIAEIGGRRLQTLQRKK
- a CDS encoding serine hydrolase domain-containing protein, translated to MTILVNSPRAAASLYGILLLNLVLFFAIPGMVSAESTDYQAKLPEIRKLVKDTMAHEKLQAVLLGITVEGKELLILAEGESMTGVPATADMHFRNGNIAVAYMGNLFYQLIDAGIVRADDPVGKWLPELPAAQAVTLNMLINGTAGYPDFMPMETFQKRFYANPFYQWTPDELIKIAFTEKPQFKPGSDWNYAHTNFVILGLALERAAGKPFGELMQERVLTPFGMQQTAAPGTPLIAAPVLHSFTDERGQYEDATYWNPSWTLARGAVQYTTIRDTLAGFRAIGQGQRLKPDSFQAMLAPHTAGMKIWTKDRYYAQGIVVNQGWLTQAPSFAGLYGAAGYHPVKDLTVTIWCTKSLEFKSDNNPVSPLFKQVTTILTPEK
- a CDS encoding HEAT repeat domain-containing protein, with protein sequence MVRMSGSCCLFFCICFIASTTDALADDVNKLVALLQSDKPEVRYDAACSLKKIGAKAEPAIKPLIAALNDSGAPTEFDIQYFGPRVRDAASDALVRIGRAAVPALIEALSHKNKSTREMAARTLGELGPLAKNSFAALTRTLDDPEHWVQMNVVRAMVKVGVEPKVVVPILEKKFYRSQKTDFIRAEILESFYAADPQGTLVIPILVEGLKDSNGDVMAAAARTLEKFGPKGLLAVNELTKALPTTKVRWDSYADVGFTVPVRIDVVRALAGIGPDAVVAVPSLIRLMEKDKNERTRIWSSAALVRITPDKPSAKRGFTLLLQILQGKQGYQEEAAEALGTIGNEAAIKALIDALQVPDESEFGSFRQAVASALGEIGPPAKAAVPALRAVLLEKREWHFGVRRESAIALGKIGAASKPAIPDLISLSNSDDEYLRDVAAEAIEKIKKQSDGSDASDGVESKPSNKK
- a CDS encoding Gfo/Idh/MocA family protein — translated: MTAKSFQPVKIGVIGLGRFGRLHSLTLARLAEAELVGVVARRQESLAAISKELPDVPGWTNLTQAIEESGAEAWVVACTTHSHVSVARELLERGKAVLLEKPIADSLEEAESLAPLVKPDSSNLMLGHILLFNSEFQELREVARERGPISYIDCVRHRPASIVENFPGENPLHAAMVHDLYSTQVLLDCAEPDHFSAQFHRTDTGDIDLAVAQLQWNGGPVASIAASYLTPAGMPPRGFDRTEVFGVGWSARIEPNPRPISVWDNEASWPLALEVRANPPSGMMAEELRCFCRVVRHREAVPTGATYSDAMQVQRWMEKLTAFV
- a CDS encoding ABC transporter ATP-binding protein, which translates into the protein MPHKANNNVLVELTSVSKSYGNLHPAVNAVNEVSFIVSRGERVALLGKSGSGKSTLLNMIAGLDRPTVGKICVAGRILSELSATAIADYRRECVGMIFQAYNLIPWRTALQNVELPMVFDRREKAERTAAAQEALAAVGLTERMGHRPSELSGGEQQRVAIARALMNGPELLLADEPTGNLDSSTAEDILESLRRFTENSQTATILVTHDEELAYRFSTRVLHMLDGRLDHDSGVGDV